A DNA window from Hordeum vulgare subsp. vulgare chromosome 1H, MorexV3_pseudomolecules_assembly, whole genome shotgun sequence contains the following coding sequences:
- the LOC123435506 gene encoding deubiquitinase DESI2-like, with the protein MKEVVLHVYDVTNSDSEKTNNTILQINRIFKDRIGLGGIFHSAVQVYGEEEWSFGFCENGSGVFSCPVSKNPMYTYRERIVLGETECTIATVNRILRELSRDWPGHSYDLLSRNCNHFCDVLCDRLGVPKLPGWVNRFANAGDTAVVVAENTAVKFRQAKTEIVNASRVAYRFMAGLTSKNQASQESPGDQNRGGSPTFQGAWFKNVVSAGAKPSTSGSTPSQEADDAPTLQGQKSAEQSTRL; encoded by the exons ATGAAGGAGGTGGTGCTCCACGTGTACGACGTGACCAACAGCGACTCCGAAAAGACCAACAACACCATCCTCCAGATCAACCGCATCTTCAAGGACCGCATCGGCCTCGGCGGCATCTTCCACAGCGCCGTCCAG GTCTATGGCGAGGAGGAGTGGTCGTTCGGGTTCTGCGAGAACGGCAGCGGGGTGTTCAGCTGCCCCGTGAGCAAGAACCCCATGTACACATACCGCGAGCGCATCGTCCTCGGCGAGACGGAGTGCACCATAGCCACCGTCAACAGGATCCTGCGGGAGCTCAGCCGCGACTGGCCAGGACACTCCTACGACCTCCTCTCCAGGAATTGCAACCACTTCTGCGACGTGCTCTGCGACAGGCTCGGCGTCCCCAAGCTTCCAG GCTGGGTTAATCGTTTTGCCAATGCCGGCGATACTGCTGTGGTGGTTGCTGAGAATACAGCAGTTAAG TTCAGGCAGGCTAAAACAGAAATTGTCAATGCTAGTAGAGTAGCATATAGATTTATGGCCGGCCTGACTTCGAAAAATCAGGCTTCACAAGAGTCTCCAGGTGACCAAAATAGAGGCGGTTCACCTACTTTCCAGGGAGCATGGTTCAAGAATGTTGTTTCAGCTGGGGCAAAGCCGTCCACAAGCGGGTCAACTCCCTCACAAGAAGCTGATGACGCACCCACCTTGCAGGGCCAGAAATCAGCAGAACAATCGACAAGGTTGTAG